The sequence GATGGTCAGCACTTGCTCATTGGAAggctgctcctctccctccctgtcaccTCAATGTCACTCCCAACAGAGGGGACCAGGACTCCTGTCAGAGTCTTTATGCACAGGGCGGAGCCTCAgctcagtgggggtggggggttgttaTGCGAGGGCCTGGGGTGATTTAGCAAAGCAGCATGCGAGCATCTGGGTGCACCACCCACACTCTTTCTACCCGTGGACAGGGCCCCTGTCACCTTGTCAGGTGTTGGGTGACACGTGGCCCTCACTGAGTACAGGAGACAGCACCCAAGGATGGAGGAGCAGAGTGCAAGGCCACTCAGATGGGACAGGCTCGCCCGGGACCAGGAGCCGCAGCATCGGGACACAGAGAGTGAAAGGCGGTTCCCGtgccgggagggggagggcagagcccctGTGAGCAGAGTCGGTCAGGTCACCTCACAGGGCCTGACTGGCCCCTGCTCCTTCCTCACCCCGAACTGTTGACGGCCCCGCTGGAACTGTCCCTTGTCAGGGTTGAGTCCTCCCCCAGAGTCTTCTGGAAAGCCTCCCGTAAGTTTTCCCCTCGCCTGCGCCCCCCCGATCCTGCCTACAAAGTAGTAGACGAGAGGGTTGGCGCTGCTGTTCACACAGGAGAGCAGCTGCACGCTGGCCACGTAGTACTGGTTGGGGGAGCGCACGAGGTGCAGGGTGATGCAGACGGGGAAGGCGAACAGCAGAAAGAGGACCGTCAGCAACACCGTGATGTACAGCTTGAGGGGAGGACGGCGCTGGGTGCCGCACCTGACCTTGAACAGCACAGTCAGGATGCCCATCACCGTCACAGAgagaagaacagaacaaagaacagCAGATACTTCCACAGACACAAAGCAAGACTCGCAGTCAATAAACCCATCAGCCCAACAGACGAGGGAAATGTACACGTTCCCTGAGCCAGAGAGGACCCAGATCAGGGAGCACACCACGGTGGGCGCATGCCGGGGCGCGTGCAGTCTGCACCAGATGGGGtgcaggacagacagacagcgtGTGACGCTGATGGCGGTCAGCACACACAGCCCCACCGTGTAGGAAGTGTACGTGAGTATACCCATGTACCTCACATCAAACATGATGCCATGAAAGGTAGCTAATATAATTTGCATGAAAAGCACAGTCTGGCAGGAAAGGTAGAGAAAGTCGGCCAATGACAAATGGAAGATGAAGACGGTGAAGCCCCCCAACTTCAGCGAGAGCCCAAGGAGGCCGAGAACGAGGCCGTTGCTCACCAGCCCCCCGAGGCAGATGAGGATGCCAATAGGAGCGATGATCTTCATAACCGGGATTATCTCCAGAAAGGAAGTGTTGTTGGGGAATAAACAATTGAAAGAGATGTTCCTGGTGGCCATGGCAGCACCCCGAGGACCAGCGCAGAGCGAGGACCTTCTGTGAAGAAACGATTCACACACACAGGACCCGTGAGAAGACGGGAGCGTGGCCCCAGCTcgtcctgcctccctccctccatgcgCTGTGCGTTCACTCTGAAACTGAGTCGTGAGAACCTTCACGTGACAGGCGTGGAGCCACCGACGGGGCCCAGAGCAGAGGAGCCGACACCCCACACGGTCACAGACCACGGTTTCCCGGGCCCCAGGCGATGGAACGGGTGAACAGGGGAACACGCAAGGCGGCAGGGGAGGAGGCCCTGGTGTGTGCAGGGGCTTTAACGACCCCTGATCACAACCTCCTGGGCGGCCTCCACAGGCATGTGACAGGGACAGGGATGCCATTGGGTGGGGCCGCACACAGCTGTGAGGGATTGACTCGGAAACAGGGAGAACAGGGGCTCTGTCTCTGGATACAAGACCAGGAAGGAAGAAAGCGATTCCCGAGGTGCAGGGGTTTCACACAAGGAGGGGATGACAGTGACGTCCCATCGGGCCTGAGCAGAGAGgccgccccgcccagcccctccctggggccaggaCCAGGTTGGGGCACACACGCACCTGGGTGGACCTGGGACCATGGGGGGCGTGAGATGGACACACTGAGTGGGAGCCCATCCTCACTCTCAGTGACGAGAAAGTAGACACAGTGGAAGCGTCCCCTGCGCTGGGGAGGTGATCGGTCAGCACGTAGCCCCCAGGTGGCCCCTCGGGGAGACGCTGAGGGGCCTCGAGGCGGGCGCCATGGGCAGTGAGCCCAGGGGGGGCTCAGGCTGCAGTAGCCGCTGCACAAGCCTGCTCACCGACGGGGCAGAGTGACGCAGCTCCTGCTTTCATCACTAACGTGTCCTTTTCCCTGTGGGTGCGTGGTGACTCCCGGTGACACACAGACATGGGAGGACGGGAGGCACCAGACTCACCTGGGCGTGGTGGCAGTTTTACGGCTCCAGCAGAGACAGAGATGGCCCTGGGACCTCTGGAACCTTCTTCGGCAGACCGTCTCAGCGCAAGTCCCTGGGGGGAGCCAACAGCTACAACCCAATGGACCCCGAGGGAACCGGGGAGGGGTCATAGTTGCAGAGGGTCACCCTGTGGTCACGATCTCTCGGGAATTAAGTCTGAAACATGTTACTTCCCCTTTTTAGTTgcaatgatggtggtgatgaggatgatgatggagatgatgatgatggaggaggtggtggtggtgatggtggtgatgatggtgatggtgatggtggtgatgatggtggtggtgatgaggatgatagtggtgatggtggtgatggtggtgatgatgatggtggagGTGGCGGTGGTGGCGGCCCACCCAGGAAGCCTTTCTAGATGCTCTCTCAGCTGTTCTCATTGGACACGTGAACACCCGACATGGGCTGTGTTTGCGTTTCATGTGTATTTTGTGCTCCACGTAGAGAAAAGAGTCAGTTTTTTTGCCCCGCCTCCAAAACCAGTTTTAGAACCTTTGGGGGTGACACCGCCCATGGAGAATGTGCATCAGAAATGCACTGTATCATTTTTACGTCCCCCAGTGATAGTATTTCAACATCCCGAAGCCTCACATCTGTAAGGACGAGAGACAGCCGGCACTCGCAGGGTGACAGTCACAGAGCCGGGTGTGTGCAcagcgggcaggcaggcagcagggcgAGCACAGCACCGACTCCCAGCGGGGCAGGCCCcgaaggagagggtggggagcgTCAGACCCCATCAGtgaggagggcggggcctggctggtgcagctcagctgCCGGGGTGTGGTCCCCAACCCAACAGGTTGCACGTGGgatccccggtcggggcaccTACCTGGGCGGTGGGTTGGATCCCGGGCCGGGTGTGTGGGATTCCGGGTCCCGGGTCCGGGTGAGCACAGGAGTCGGCCAGTCAGCGCTTCTGtctcacatcgacgtttctctgtctgcccccctcctccctctaaaaagaaatgtgaaacatGCCCTTGGGTGAGCATGAAGAACCCTTGTGAATTAAGCAGACCTAGGGGGCGGAGCTAAGGTTACTCAGTCACCCTCCCAGGTGTCACTGACTGGACCCGCTGGGTCTTCATTCTGAAACCACTGACCCAGGTCTCTGACCCAGGAAGGCCCGGAGCACTCACCCCTCAGCCGTCACCCCGGGGACTggtcagccccctgccccagagccttcatgtccatggtcatggcCATCTGTCCTCAGAACGTGAGCCCCAGGCTAGGGAGCAGCTAGGGAGGGAGGGTCCCCTggacggggagggagggcgggcaggaCAGGCAGGGGGCAGCGAAGCACAGACAGGGTGATGCCCATTCCTTACCTTCCCACCTTCTCGCCTCCTGGGAAGCCCGTGCCACCTCGGGGACCCTGCAGCAACCTGGGGACAAGGGTGCAGGCCCCACAACGTGTGGTAGTCACCCCGGCTGGCGGGGACTAATCCTGATCACGGCCCCGACTAGGGCTGAGGAGGGACCCGGGAGCCCGCAGGGTGCGGCCCCCCTTTTATACAGGCTGCACCTTGGCAGAGACACCTAATGGCACTGGGTGCTGGGGGAGGCGGCTCCCAGGAGGCCACGTGGGGAGAACCGCGTGGTGTCTGCCCTGAAGGCCACTCGGGAACGCAGGGCAGATGCACTTGGACTCAGAGAGCTGCTTCCACGTGACGGGATGGCTCCGGGTGGTTAATATTGCATGAGCCCCATTAGTCCATATTACCACCCCTGGTGAAAGGTCCTCTGTCCTGGGGCTTTCGCTAGCCTGGGCGTGGAGTCACTTCATGTCAGTTGGCCCACTCCGACGTCCGTTCTTGCTCATCTCCTCCCTGGATGCGGCATTTGTGACTGACAGGGGGACCCTCCTCGGGGCCCCAGGTTGGAGACCTGGCCCGTCTGCTCACAGGTGCAGTCTGGGTGTTTAGAACCCAAGCGAGAGGAACACCCACCTGAGCCCGGAGGCCTCTCGGGCGACAAGCACTGGGCTCGGTCAGTCCTGCGGCAGCTCCGGAAGAAGAcccgcccctcagcctccctgctcTTGGGCGGCCCTGCTGGGTCTGCACCAGGGCCCGGCCGGCCTCCCCCCGGGTCCGCAGTCCTGAGGAAGCTGGTGTGACCCCTCACGACTTCCCAGCCCACGACTCTATCTTCCCAGTGCACACAACTCCCCTTCTAGCAAACTCTCCGTGGGGTGTGCTTAATGCCTCCCAGTCTGGGTCCTCCGGAGCCCCTGAGATGGTCTGGGGTTCCCACTGCCTGCTGGGTCATCTGccctttcctggctctgggagACCCAGCGGCCCCAGGACTCAGGTGCTCGGGGGAGAGTCGCCCCCTGCAGGTCCCACCTGTCCCTGCAGCCGCAGGTGATGTCAGAGCTGGACTTTCTTTCTCCCCCAGAAATTCTTCTGGGTGCAGCCCGGTCCTCATCTCTCTTCCTGAGTCTGCAAAGGTCCCCGGAGGAGAAGAAGATGAATCTTTGGGCCCTCAGAGATGCCGCCCTGTCCTGAACTTTAGCCACCGAGTTCTCTGTCTTCCTGCTCCGATGCCCCGGGCGTGAATGTCCGGTTCCCCGACTTTGCCCGTGTGCACGCCTCCACACGTATCAGCAGGAAGGGTTTCATCGATGTCACATGCTTCTTCCGGAATCTCACCTGCACGCACCCGAGACCCAGTGTGAGAGGCTGCTGCCAGGGCCGCCCTCCCGGCCTCAGAGGGGGCGGCCTCAGGGCCTGGAGCCTGCTGCCCAGCTGTGGGGGAGGCCCAGCCCGACGCCTCGACAGGCCTGCACCTGGTGTCGGCACCTGGGGGGTCACGCACGCAGGTGGGGCAACACGTGCAGAGACGAGACGTCCCCGTGACGTGGTGTAGCAGTGACGTTTGCAATCCATACGGGGACAATGAGCGACAATGATGAAATTGTCATCATAGGGAATCATTATTGTGAACTGGCTTAAATAACTATAACTGatgtaattcaaaaataattctatttaaaatgatataagcATACACGATTATTCATTCCTATATACTCATACACTATTGATTAATAAGTAGTACAACAATTgcctttaaataacatttttagaaattacGTTTCTAATAGTTTAAATAATTATCAATTACAAGTGATAATTACCGGTGTAATCAATGTTACAATGACAGCGACCGACATGAGGTGCATTTGTCACTGTCACGATGCTGCCGTGGTTGGTGCTGGGCAGCGGACCAGCCCCTCGGCAGTGGGCCTCGCGCTCGGCCCGCGGAGCCTCCCTTTCCCTTGCTTCCCCCGTTCCCTGTTCTCACGCAACCCTGACCTCAGGATCGAGGCCGGCTctcagccagggcctggcccggGGCACCACCCCCCAACCCTGAGCCCCTCTCCCTGGGCACACCCGTCTAGGCAGCTCTGTGCCAGCCAGgaccccgccccaccctgtccctcccAGCACCAGGCTGAGCATTCGGCCCGGACGTGTGTCACCGCTGGCTCGCCAGTCCTGAAACCCGGAGGAACCGGCTTCCGGATGGAGAGGCAGGCATGCAGCCCACCTCCCGACCTGGGTTCCCAGGCGGGAAAGCAGTGGCGGGCAGGGGGGCGGCCTGCGGCGGAAGGCTGAGCGGTGGCCCTCAGCCGACAAGAGCGTGTCCTGAGCCCCGAGCCTGGGACCGCGCCCTCATCTGCAAACCAGGCCCTTGCAGGTGCGCCTAGTTCAGGGTCTCAAGAGGAGAGCAGGTCAAGttatcgggggggggggggggggggcggctcagAGCCAGTGACAAGTGTCTTCTAAGAGACAGGAGGCAAGACAGAGGCCAGTGTGAAGCTGGAGGCCAGGACGGGAGTGACGGGGCCGCAAGCCCAGGTGCCCGGCTGACGGCCGAAAGCCGCCAGAGGCAGGGAAGGCAAGCGGGGCCCCCACAGGGCCTTTGCAGGGGCGCGGCCCTGGcagcaccttgactttggactctggctccctctctgtgcctcagccccTCGGAGGTCCCCAGACACGGCAGGAGACACGGCCTGGCGCTTGAGAGGATGCTGTCGCTCCTCGTGAAGAATTTCCAGTGTTTCTTCTGCGGATCTGGTCCCCCAGGGCACGGCTTTCAGAAGCGGAAGTCCGCCCCAGAGCTTTGGGGACACTTCAAAACACTCCAGCATCCAGTACCTGGTCCAAGGTGACAAATTCTCTCTGTAGCTTCAGGACAGTTTTTGTCTTACGTCTGAGGGGGGACCATGTCGTGGGGACCCCAGTGTGGAGATCCCCCCTTCTCTCGCACATCTCTGTGaactgtgcccccccaccccaagcccgtgggatgctggagggctggggcagtggaTGGAGGCGAGGCCAAACCCCGCCGCACCCAGTGCTCTCTGGACTCCACATCGCCGAGtccggcggggggggggtgggagggcaggaccCTAGGGACCCGGAGAATGCTGGCTGAGCTCCCAGATGCGCCCTCAGGAGCAGAACCCCGCAGCCTGGCCCGGAA is a genomic window of Phyllostomus discolor isolate MPI-MPIP mPhyDis1 chromosome 6, mPhyDis1.pri.v3, whole genome shotgun sequence containing:
- the LOC114489989 gene encoding LOW QUALITY PROTEIN: mas-related G-protein coupled receptor MRG-like (The sequence of the model RefSeq protein was modified relative to this genomic sequence to represent the inferred CDS: deleted 1 base in 1 codon), giving the protein MKIIAPIGILICLGGLVSNGLVLGLLGLSLKLGGFTVFIFHLSLADFLYLSCQTVLFMQIILATFHGIMFDVRYMGILTYTSYTVGLCVLTAISVTRCLSVLHPIWCRLHAPRHAPTVVCSLIWVLSGSGNVYISLVCWADGFIDCESCFVSVEVSAVLCSVLLSVTVMGILTVLFKVRCGTQRRPPLKLYITVLLTVLFLLFAFPVCITLHLVRSPNQYYVASVQLLSCVNSSANPLVYYFVGRIGGRRRGENLREAFQKTLGEDSTLTRDSSSGAVNSSG